In the genome of Colletotrichum lupini chromosome 8, complete sequence, one region contains:
- a CDS encoding ABC transporter, whose translation MSSENAQSVKVLDELFQKLTVSKEAADIKEPSSSLASFMNGRIEDQDVPTKTIESIRKLFNNKKDAAAREKAAVAITAIAQHSEVSAHVEPLLVALLPDVLAAAGDKITSVKNAATAAALAIAEAINPNAVKGVFAPVKKSLLEAQKWQEKMAALDVLETVIRTAPAQVGYRVPDLIPVVSESMWDTKKEVKERAYKTMEAICQLIVNRDIERFIPELIKCIAKPENVPETVHLLGATTFVTEVQEPTLALMVPLLDRGLAERETAIKRKSAVIVDNMCKLVDDPNIVAPFLPKMMPGLQKNYDNLADPEAREKTKQALDTITRVGNVVDGKIPEVRHDSDLDVVLPKLKESIPSKSKAKADKLDVVLQYASNIAGQLIDEKEMESAVWTEALKPYISVIVGDEDAQKVVDDFRKRAAPGAAEEEEVDPDDEEGEDLCNCTFSLAYGAKILLNQTHLRLKRGQRYGLCGPNGSGKSTLMRAINNEQVEGFPKQSEVKTVFVEHDLDSADTEMTTIEWTMKKLADAGVETSQADVEAKLNEFGFTDAMVKGEISALSGGWKMKLALCRAVFEAPDILLLDEPTNHLDVKNVKWLEDYLMNSPCTSIIVSHDSGFLDNVCQHIVHYERFKLKRYRGNLKEFVKKNPAAKSYYELSDSEMEFSFPEPGFLEGVKTKAKAILRASKMSFQYPGTTKPQISDISFQCSLGSRIAVIGPNGAGKSTLINVLTGELIPTVGEIYQHENIRIAYIKQHAFAHIDNHLDSTPSEYIQWRFQTGEDRETMDRANKIITDADEEAMNKIFKIEGTQRRIIGINSRRKFKNSYEYECSFAIGDNVGQKNERWTPMMSADNVWLPRNELLASHQKMVADVDMKEALASGQFRPLVRKEIESHCANFGLDAELVSHSRMRGLSGGQRVKVVLAACSWQRPHLIVLDEPTNYLDRDSLGALSKALKKFEGGVIIITHSAEFTKNITEEVWAVVDGKMTPSGHNWVQGQGSGPRLKGDEGEEEEKFDAMGNKIVNTKKKVKLSSSELRKKKKDRMARRKRGEEVFSDEDDI comes from the exons ATGTCTTCCGAGAACGCCCAGTCCGTCAAGGTTTTGGACGAGCTTTTCCAGAAGCTCACCGTCTCCAAGGAGGCTGCCGACATCAAGGAGCCCTCCAGCTCCCTGGCTTCCTTCATGAACGGCCGCATTGAGGATCAGGATGTTCCCACCAA GACCATCGAGTCTATCCGCAAGCTGTTCAACAACAAGAAGGATGCCGCTGCCCGTGAGAAGGCCGCTGTCGCCATCACCGCCATTGCTCAGCACTCCGAGGTCTCCGCTCACGTCGAGCCCCTCCTCGTCGCTCTCCTCCCCGATGTCCTTGCCGCCGCTGGTGACAAGATCACCAGCGTGAAGAacgccgccaccgccgctGCTCTTGCCATCGCTGAGGCCATCAACCCCAACGCCGTCAAGGGTGTCTTCGCCCCTGTCAAGAAGTCCCTCCTCGAGGCCCAGAAGTGGCAGGAGAAGATGGCTGCTCTCGATGTCCTCGAGACCGTCATCCGCACCGCCCCCGCCCAGGTCGGCTACCGCGTTCCCGACTTGATCCCCGTCGTCTCCGAGTCCATGTGGGACACCAAGAAGGAGGTCAAGGAGCGTGCCTACAAGACCATGGAGGCCATCTGCCAGCTCATTGTCAACCGTGATATCGAGCGCTTCATTCCCGAGCTTATCAAGTGTATCGCCAAGCCCGAGAACGTCCCCGAGACTGTTCACTTGCTCGGTGCCACCACCTTCGTCACTGAGGTCCAGGAGCCCACTCTTGCCCTCATGGTTCCCCTGCTTGACCGTGGTCTCGCCGAGCGTGAGACTGCCATCAAGCGTAAGTCCGCCGTCATTGTCGACAACATGTGCAAGCTTGTCGACGACCCGAACATTGTCGCTCCCTTCTTGCCCAAGATGATGCCTGGTCTCCAGAAGAACTACGACAACTTGGCCGACCCCGAGGCCCGTGAGAAGACCAAGCAGGCCCTCGACACTATCACCCGTGTCGGTAACGTCGTTGACGGCAAGATCCCCGAGGTCCGCCACGACTCCGACTTGGATGTTGTCCTCCCCAAGCTCAAGGAGTCTATCCCCTCCAAGTCTAAGGCCAAGGCCGATAAGCTCGACGTTGTCCTCCAGTACGCCTCCAACATCGCCGGTCAGCTCATCGACGAGAAGGAGATGGAGTCCGCCGTCTGGACTGAGGCCCTCAAGCCCTACATCTCCGTCATCGTTGGCGACGAGGATGCCCAGAAGGTCGTCGACGACTTCCGCAAGCGCGCCGCTCCCGGTGccgccgaggaggaggaggttgaCCCCGATGATGAGGAGGGTGAGGATCTTTGCAACTGCACCTTCTCCCTTGCCTACGGTGCCAAGATTCTTCTCAACCAGACTCACCTCCGTCTCAAGCGTGGCCAGCGCTACGGTCTTTGCGGTCCCAACGGTTCCGGAAAGTCCACTCTCATGCGTGCCATCAACAACGAGCAGGTTGAGGGTTTCCCCAAGCAGTCCGAGGTCAAGACCGTCTTCGTCGAGCACGACCTGGACTCTGCTGACACTGAGATGACCACCATTGAGTGGACCATGAAGAAGCTTGCCGATGCTGGTGTCGAGACCTCCCAGGCCGATGTCGAGGCCAAGCTCAACGAGTTCGGTTTCACCGATGCCATGGTCAAGGGTGAGATCTCTGCCCTGTCTGGTGGTTGGAAGATGAAGTTGGCTCTTTGCCGTGCCGTCTTCGAGGCTCCCGATATCCTGCTTCTCGACGAGCCTACCAACCATTTGGACGTGAAGAACGTCAAGTGGCTCGAGGACTACCTCATGAACTCCCCCTGCACTTCCATCATCGTCTCCCACGACTCTGGCTTCCTCGACAACGTCTGCCAGCACATCGTCCACTACGAGCGCTTCAAGCTCAAGCGCTACCGTGGTAACCTCAAGGAGTTCGTCAAGAAGAACCCTGCCGCCAAGTCCTACTACGAGCTCTCCGACTCCGAGATGGAGTTCTCTTTCCCCGAGCCCGGTTTCCTCGAGGGTGTCAAGACCAAGGCCAAGGCCATTCTGCGTGCCAGCAAGATGTCCTTCCAGTACCCCGGTACCACCAAGCCCCAGATCTCCGACATCTCCTTCCAGTGCTCTCTCGGCTCCCGTATCGCTGTCATTGGCCCCAACGGTGCCGGAAAGTCCACCCTCATCAACGTCCTTACTGGTGAACTTATCCCCACCGTTGGTGAGATCTACCAGCACGAGAACATCCGTATCGCCTACATCAAGCAGCACGCTTTCGCCCACATCGATAACCACTTGGACAGCACCCCCTCCGAGTACATCCAGTGGCGTTTCCAGACTGGTGAGGATCGCGAGACCATGGATCGCGCCAACAAGATCATCACCGACGCTGATGAGGAGGCCATGAACAAGATCTTCAAGATCGAGGGTACCCAGCGCCGCATCATCGGCATCAACTCCCGCAGAAAGTTCAAGAACTCCTACGAGTACGAGTGCTCTTTCGCCATCGGTGACAACGTCGGCCAGAAGAACGAGCGCTGGACTCCCATGATGTCCGCTGACAACGTCTGGCTTCCCCGTAACGAGCTTCTGGCTTCTCACCAGAAGATGGTCGCCGATGTCGATATGAAGGAGGCCCTCGCCTCCGGTCAGTTCCGCCCTCTGGTCCGTAAGGAGATTGAGTCTCACTGCGCCAACTTCGGTCTCGATGCTGAGCTGGTTTCTCACTCTCGCATGCGTGGTCTGTCCGGTGGTCAGCGTGTCAAGGTCGTCCTTGCTGCCTGCTCTTGGCAACGCCCCCACTTGATCGTCCTTGACGAGCCCACCAACTACCTTGACCGTGACTCTCTCGGTGCCCTGTCCAAGGCCCTGAAGAAGTTCGAGGGTGGTGTCATCATCATTACCCATTCTGCTGAGTTCACCAAGAACATCACTGAGGAGGTCTGGGCTGTCGTTGACGGTAAGATGACTCCTTCCGGTCACAACTGGGTTCAGGGCCAGGGCTCTGGTCCCCGTCTTAAGGGTGATGAgggtgaggaggaggagaagttCGACGCCATGGGCAACAAGATTGTCAACACCAAGAAGAAGGTCAAGTTGTCCTCTTCCGAACTccgcaagaagaagaagg ACCGTATGGCCCGCCGCAAGCGTGGTGAGGAGGTTTTCTCCGACGAGGACGACATCTAA
- a CDS encoding CVNH domain-containing protein — MRVAHLIRFAAAMSLTFTAAAGIAIRRANTTELQVPPTDNSPKDFESLRGGASATCHSFTINPRYFTLLYATCRDHLGFEKIGHLNLNLCLANSCGNLEGRERGRYAESCSARTCSIDGLTLKCKCENCYGRWSWTSINLNDIVGNDNGSLDLGRHGQHVDSSLHVMKRSRHIYGASIPKGMIVTFNDITGKKPIICSDSLLAAKPNATLPSSSVLICIASIGGHIAKVVKASDGQAFGNDGPADRWAIGRLDGDIEKVTDSGDTTLSRGRNNRLRDVITELGQDGSGLTISEDTMKAKKGDARRDTRVQKCDVFGLHRDIRRQTLSAMPRGWRAVRDINVTAGPGLVSEREPIGDWYIGDNTRIKAEGNAIKTFEVFNAQCHQAVKKAGGRATPAVVLVVVARAKEMTGLVKDREKILRGPTILWSEQITEAMKLNINDIETTFEIVKSCNSKYLQAKGTLLTTFTVECGRTGVQIIDPSSLGGLDLLHASQPGPDSQSVSALSNCSDLSLPRTSFRQSVLSLSLWEALGADKDPGRGKKGRSEWPGTPAKPDPGFHAKEKSGKTRKNT; from the exons ATGCGCGTCGCCCACCTCATCAGGTTCGCGGCGGCGATGTCCCTCACCTTCACTGCTGCTGCAGGCATCGCAATCAGGCGCGCAAATACGACGGAACTTCAAGTCCCTCCAACCGACAACTCCCCTAAGGATTTCGAATCACTCCGGGGCGGAGCCTCAGCCACCTGTCACTCGTTTACGATCAACCCGCGCTACTTCACCTTGTTGTACGCAACGTGCCGTGATCACCTGGGCTTTGAGAAGATAGGCCATCTCAACTTGAACCTCTGCCTGGCAAATTCTTGTGGCAACCTTGAGGGTCGCGAAAG AGGACGATACGCGGAGAGCTGCTCGGCAAGGACCTGTTCGATTGACGGGCTCACTTTGAAATGCAAATGCGAAAATTGCTATGGTAGATGGAGCTGGACTTCTATCAATCTGA ATGATATTGTTGGAAACGACAATGGAAGTCTC GATCTTGGAAGACACGGGCAACACGTAGACTCTTCTCTGCACGTCATGAAACGGTCAAGGCATATATACGGAG CCTCAATCCCCAAAGGCATGATAGTGACGTTTAACGACATCACCGGGAAGAAGCCTATCATATGTAGTGACTCTCTCCTCGCAGCAAAACCTAATGCAAC TCTTCCATCCTCTTCAGTATTGATCTGTATAGCATCGATCGGTGGCCATATTGCAAAGGTAGTCAAGGCCTCAGATGGCCAGGCTTTTG GCAATGACGGGCCCGCTGACAGGTGGGCCATCGGTCGTCTCGACGGCGATATT GAGAAGGTTACTGACTCTGGTGATACCACGCTATCGCGTGGCCGGAACAAC CGATTGAGGGATGTCATCACTGAGTTGGGCCAGGACGGGTCGGGCCTAACCATCTCGGAAGATACGATGAAAGCAAAAAAGGGAGACGCAAGAAGGGACACGAGAGTTCAGAAGTGTGATGTCTTTGGATTGCACCGCGACATCAGACGCCAAACTTTGTCGGCCATGCCGCGTGGATGGAGGGCAGTTCGCGACATCAACGTCACTGCAGGACCTGGATTGGTCTCTGAGAGGGAGCCAATCGGGGATTGGTATATCGGTGATAACACCCGAATAAAAGCCGAGGGGAATG CCATCAAAACATTCGAGGTTTTCAACGCCCAAT GCCATCAGGCGGTCAAGAAAGCGGGAGGGCGTGCGACCCCTGCAGTGGTTTTGGTGGTCGTTGCCCGGGCTAAGGAGATGACGGGCTTGGTGAAGGATCGAGAGAAAATTCTACGGGGCCCCACGATTTTGTGGAGTG AACAGATAACAGAAGCTATGAAGCTCAATATCAACGACATCGAA ACCACCTTTGAAATTGTTAAGAGTT GCAACTCCAAGTATCTGCAAGCTAAGGGCACATTATTGACGACGTTCACCGTCGAATGCGGGAGGACAGGAGTGCAGATTATCGATCCGTCCAGCCTCGGAGGTCTGGACCTCCTGCATGCTTCGCAGCCTGGTCCAGACAGCCAGTCAGTCTCAGCACTGTCTAATTGTAGCGACCTCAGCCTTCCAAGGACTTCTTTCCGCCAATccgttctctctctctctctctgggAGGCGTTGGGGGCGGACAAAGACCCAG GCCGTGGCAAAAAGGGACGATCCGAGTGGCCCGGAACGCCAGCGAAGCCAGACCCCGGCTTCCATGCCAAAGAGAAGAGTGGAAAGACGAGGAAGAATACCTAG